A single region of the Rhodococcus sp. W8901 genome encodes:
- a CDS encoding MFS transporter, with the protein MRTWNPSSVRQTWSSAATTLRHSPGLGRLTAVRFASQFGDGLFQAALGGAILFNPERETEPLAIAAGFAVLLLPYSVIGPFAGALLDRWDRRAVLLWANLLRGSLILLISALLIAGAGETPLLLMALAAIGVSRFVLAGISAALPHVVRQSWLVPTNSVLATAGSVFSAVGAGTAVAVIAGIGEGDLGSGVAVAVGALGSVIGAWAVHGFGRRALGPMDGVTTARGTVTAVLSGLRTGATAVWQAPGVTTAMIGIGAHRIAFGVNTLVMVLILRDPASSGALPGGLAGFGVAVGATAAGMLLAALATPWLIPRLGRPRTVTVALAFATVVQFTLITTLSQPLLLAGAFLLGFAGQTVKLTGDAAMQIEIDDDRRGQVFALQDTVFNIAFCAAVAAAATVVAPDGHSLGPVLAAGGVYTLGLVAIACNARRTVD; encoded by the coding sequence GTGCGCACATGGAATCCGTCGTCTGTCCGACAGACGTGGAGTTCCGCGGCCACCACACTGCGGCACTCACCGGGGCTGGGCCGCCTGACGGCGGTCCGGTTCGCGAGCCAGTTCGGCGACGGACTCTTCCAGGCGGCGCTCGGCGGGGCCATCCTCTTCAATCCCGAACGCGAGACCGAACCGCTCGCCATCGCCGCCGGATTCGCGGTCCTGCTGTTGCCGTACTCGGTGATCGGTCCGTTCGCGGGCGCCCTGCTGGACCGCTGGGACCGGCGGGCGGTGTTGCTGTGGGCGAATCTGCTCCGGGGCAGCCTGATCCTGTTGATCTCGGCGCTGCTGATCGCGGGCGCCGGGGAGACGCCGCTGTTGCTGATGGCACTCGCCGCGATCGGCGTCAGCCGGTTCGTCCTCGCGGGCATCTCCGCCGCGTTGCCGCATGTGGTGCGGCAAAGTTGGCTGGTACCAACAAATTCGGTGCTCGCAACGGCAGGATCGGTGTTCTCGGCGGTCGGGGCCGGGACGGCCGTGGCCGTGATCGCCGGGATCGGCGAGGGCGATCTGGGCTCCGGCGTCGCGGTGGCGGTCGGGGCGCTCGGATCGGTGATCGGCGCGTGGGCGGTGCACGGATTCGGCCGTCGCGCGCTGGGCCCCATGGACGGCGTCACCACCGCACGAGGCACGGTCACCGCCGTCCTGTCCGGCCTGCGCACCGGCGCGACGGCGGTGTGGCAGGCGCCCGGGGTCACCACCGCGATGATCGGAATCGGCGCCCATCGCATCGCCTTCGGCGTCAACACCCTTGTGATGGTGCTGATCCTGCGCGACCCCGCGTCGAGTGGCGCGCTGCCCGGCGGCCTGGCCGGATTCGGTGTGGCCGTGGGGGCGACGGCCGCCGGCATGCTGCTCGCGGCCCTCGCCACCCCCTGGTTGATTCCCCGCCTCGGACGCCCCCGCACCGTGACCGTCGCACTCGCGTTCGCAACCGTCGTCCAGTTCACGCTGATCACGACGCTGTCGCAGCCGCTGCTGCTGGCCGGTGCGTTCCTGCTCGGGTTCGCCGGGCAGACCGTCAAGCTCACCGGCGACGCCGCGATGCAGATCGAGATCGACGACGACCGCCGCGGCCAGGTGTTCGCGCTGCAGGACACCGTCTTCAACATCGCCTTCTGCGCTGCCGTGGCCGCCGCCGCGACGGTGGTCGCTCCCGACGGCCACTCGCTGGGTCCGGTCCTCGCGGCCGGTGGCGTCTACACGCTGGGCCTGGTCGCGATCGCGTGCAACGCGCGCCGCACGGTCGACTGA